The following are from one region of the Salmo trutta unplaced genomic scaffold, fSalTru1.1, whole genome shotgun sequence genome:
- the LOC115189478 gene encoding carboxypeptidase Z isoform X2, which produces MDTTEYKTFLTVFTLFNVLSICWCAPQRFCEPGDDASGRCNNGPDEEKLCSEINLGYCNDLDYSRTIFPNILGQRSRHEVESGAEYLLLSVIHGLLNGECSPDIRLLGCSVLAPRCQDLPNPAPVKSCRSACEAVRKGCGHAFEGIDMAWPYFLDCDRFFASEQEGCHDPLAPLRARQEVAFSNLSPDEPSTIIQFTYHSNAQMYSVLKRTAAKCSHISRTYSIGRSTEGKDLLAIEFTDNPGGHELLEPEIKLVGNMHGNEVLGRQLLLYLAQYLCSEYLLGNQRIQTLVNTTRIHILASMNPDGYELAAAEVEDSNDPEQQPHHNQEGHELNGWTVGRTNAQNLDLNRNFPDLTSILYRNRRIKRFRTDHIPIPDSYWFGKVASETYAVMKWIRSVPFVQSASLHGGELVISYPFDFSRHLYEERMFSPTPDEQAFKQLARTYADSHASMADNNTERCGASFIRSGGIINGALWYSFPGGMSDFNYLHTNCLEITVELGCDKFPSEEELYPEWLRNKEALLSFMESVHRGIKGVVKDEEGYGIKGASISVRGIRKDVTTAEDGDYWRLMNSGTHIITASAKGYSKVSKRIYLPAHLEKAGRVDFLLKKVPVQPVRPDYHLFLSSSLDTYERFDPYNQFQSYGRSEPGEPREPRDPGMAGEWQEKPWWWTYFTQAGVSAPTWLLRNI; this is translated from the exons ATGGACACAACGGAATACAAGACGTTTTTAACCGTTTTTACCCTCTTCAATGTCCTGTCGATATGCTGGTGTGCCCCTCAGCGGTTCTGCGAGCCTGGAGACGACGCTTCGG GAAGATGCAACAATGGTCCAGATGAAGAAAAAC TGTGTTCAGAGATTAACCTGGGTTACTGCAACGACCTGGACTACTCCAG GACCATCTTCCCTAACATTCTAGGTCAGCGGTCTCGTCATGAGGTGGAGTCTGGAGCTGAgtacctcctcctctctgtgatcCATGGTCTCCTCAACGGGGAGTGTTCCCCTGACATCCGTCTGCTGGGGTGCTCCGTCCTCGCCCCGCGCTGCCAAGACCTACCCAACCCCGCACCCGTCAag TCGTGCCGCAGTGCATGTGAGGCGGTGAGGAAGGGGTGTGGCCACGCGTTCGAGGGCATCGACATGGCGTGGCCTTACTTCCTCGACTGTGACCGATTCTTCGCCAGCGAACAGGAAGGCTGTCACGACCCGCTGGCCCCGTTAAGAG ccagacaggAAGTGGCTTTCTCCAACCTGTCTCCAGACGAACCTTCCACCATCATTCAGTTCACGTACCACTCCAACGCCCAGATGTACAGCGTTCTGAAGAGGACTGCTGCCAAGTGCTCTCACATCTCCCGCACCTACAG TATCGGACGCAGCACAGAGGGGAAAGACCTCCTGGCCATAGAGTTCACAGACAACCCCGGAGGGCACGAACTGC TGGAACCAGAGATCAAGTTGGTTGGCAACATGCATGGCAACGAGGTCCTGGGTCGTCAGTTGCTGCTCTACCTGGCCCAGTACCTGTGTTCCGAGTATCTCCTTGGCAACCAGCGTATCCAGACGCTCGTAAACACCACGCGCATCCACATCCTGGCATCCATGAACCCCGACGGTTACGAGCTGGCGGCCGCCGAGGTAGAGGATAGCAACGACCCggaacaacaaccacaccacaaCCAGGAA ggtcaCGAGCTCAACGGTTGGACGGTGGGTCGCACCAACGCTCAGAACCTAGACTTGAACCGGAACTTTCCTGACCTGACGTCTATTCTCTACCGGAATCGTAGGATCAAACGCTTCCGCACCGACCACATCCCCATCCCAGACTCTTACTGGTTTGGTAAG GTAGCTTCAGAGACCTATGCAGTGATGAAGTGGATCAGGTCTGTGCCGTTTGTCCAGTCTGCTAGCCTCCATGGTGGAGAGCTGGTGATCTCTTATCCCTTTGACTTCTCTAGACACCTCTATGAAGAGAGGATGTTCTCCCCTACACCTGATGAACAG GCGTTTAAGCAGCTGGCCCGGACGTACGCAGACTCTCACGCCAGCATGGccgacaacaacacagagag GTGTGGAGCGTCCTTCATCAGGAGCGGAGGCATCATCAACGGAGCTCTGTGGTACAGCTTCCCAGGGG GCATGTCAGACTTTAACTACCTCCACACTAACTGTCTGGAGATTACGGTGGAGCTGGGCTGTGACAAGTTCCCTTCTGAAGAGGAGCTCTACCCAGAGTGGCTCAGGAACAAGGAGGCCCTGCTCAGTTTCATGGAGTCG GTCCACAGAGGTATTAAGGGAGTGGTGAAGGATGAGGAGGGCTATGGAATAAAGGGAGCGTCCATATCTGTCAGGGGAATTCGTAAAGATGTCACCACAG CGGAGGATGGTGATTACTGGAGGTTAATGAACTCAGGAACACACATCATAACAGCATCAGCTAAAGGTTACTCCAAGGTCAGCAAGAGAATTTACCTGCCTGCTCACCTGGAAAAAGCTGGGCGGGTCGACTTCCTGCTCAAAAAG gtccCTGTACAGCCAGTACGACCAGACTACCACCTGTTCCTCAGCTCCTCCCTGGACACTTACGAGCGCTTCGACCCTTACAACCAGTTCCAGAGCTACGGCCGCTCCGAGCCGGGAGAACCGAGAGAACCCAGGGATCCGGGGATGGCAGGAGAGTGGCAGGAGAAGCCCTGGTGGTGGACCTACTTTACTCAGGCAGGGGTCTCTGCTCCCACCTGGCTGCTACGCAACATCTAG
- the LOC115189478 gene encoding carboxypeptidase Z isoform X1 produces MDTTEYKTFLTVFTLFNVLSICWCAPQRFCEPGDDASGRCNNGPDEEKPVCSEINLGYCNDLDYSRTIFPNILGQRSRHEVESGAEYLLLSVIHGLLNGECSPDIRLLGCSVLAPRCQDLPNPAPVKSCRSACEAVRKGCGHAFEGIDMAWPYFLDCDRFFASEQEGCHDPLAPLRARQEVAFSNLSPDEPSTIIQFTYHSNAQMYSVLKRTAAKCSHISRTYSIGRSTEGKDLLAIEFTDNPGGHELLEPEIKLVGNMHGNEVLGRQLLLYLAQYLCSEYLLGNQRIQTLVNTTRIHILASMNPDGYELAAAEVEDSNDPEQQPHHNQEGHELNGWTVGRTNAQNLDLNRNFPDLTSILYRNRRIKRFRTDHIPIPDSYWFGKVASETYAVMKWIRSVPFVQSASLHGGELVISYPFDFSRHLYEERMFSPTPDEQAFKQLARTYADSHASMADNNTERCGASFIRSGGIINGALWYSFPGGMSDFNYLHTNCLEITVELGCDKFPSEEELYPEWLRNKEALLSFMESVHRGIKGVVKDEEGYGIKGASISVRGIRKDVTTAEDGDYWRLMNSGTHIITASAKGYSKVSKRIYLPAHLEKAGRVDFLLKKVPVQPVRPDYHLFLSSSLDTYERFDPYNQFQSYGRSEPGEPREPRDPGMAGEWQEKPWWWTYFTQAGVSAPTWLLRNI; encoded by the exons ATGGACACAACGGAATACAAGACGTTTTTAACCGTTTTTACCCTCTTCAATGTCCTGTCGATATGCTGGTGTGCCCCTCAGCGGTTCTGCGAGCCTGGAGACGACGCTTCGG GAAGATGCAACAATGGTCCAGATGAAGAAAAAC CAGTGTGTTCAGAGATTAACCTGGGTTACTGCAACGACCTGGACTACTCCAG GACCATCTTCCCTAACATTCTAGGTCAGCGGTCTCGTCATGAGGTGGAGTCTGGAGCTGAgtacctcctcctctctgtgatcCATGGTCTCCTCAACGGGGAGTGTTCCCCTGACATCCGTCTGCTGGGGTGCTCCGTCCTCGCCCCGCGCTGCCAAGACCTACCCAACCCCGCACCCGTCAag TCGTGCCGCAGTGCATGTGAGGCGGTGAGGAAGGGGTGTGGCCACGCGTTCGAGGGCATCGACATGGCGTGGCCTTACTTCCTCGACTGTGACCGATTCTTCGCCAGCGAACAGGAAGGCTGTCACGACCCGCTGGCCCCGTTAAGAG ccagacaggAAGTGGCTTTCTCCAACCTGTCTCCAGACGAACCTTCCACCATCATTCAGTTCACGTACCACTCCAACGCCCAGATGTACAGCGTTCTGAAGAGGACTGCTGCCAAGTGCTCTCACATCTCCCGCACCTACAG TATCGGACGCAGCACAGAGGGGAAAGACCTCCTGGCCATAGAGTTCACAGACAACCCCGGAGGGCACGAACTGC TGGAACCAGAGATCAAGTTGGTTGGCAACATGCATGGCAACGAGGTCCTGGGTCGTCAGTTGCTGCTCTACCTGGCCCAGTACCTGTGTTCCGAGTATCTCCTTGGCAACCAGCGTATCCAGACGCTCGTAAACACCACGCGCATCCACATCCTGGCATCCATGAACCCCGACGGTTACGAGCTGGCGGCCGCCGAGGTAGAGGATAGCAACGACCCggaacaacaaccacaccacaaCCAGGAA ggtcaCGAGCTCAACGGTTGGACGGTGGGTCGCACCAACGCTCAGAACCTAGACTTGAACCGGAACTTTCCTGACCTGACGTCTATTCTCTACCGGAATCGTAGGATCAAACGCTTCCGCACCGACCACATCCCCATCCCAGACTCTTACTGGTTTGGTAAG GTAGCTTCAGAGACCTATGCAGTGATGAAGTGGATCAGGTCTGTGCCGTTTGTCCAGTCTGCTAGCCTCCATGGTGGAGAGCTGGTGATCTCTTATCCCTTTGACTTCTCTAGACACCTCTATGAAGAGAGGATGTTCTCCCCTACACCTGATGAACAG GCGTTTAAGCAGCTGGCCCGGACGTACGCAGACTCTCACGCCAGCATGGccgacaacaacacagagag GTGTGGAGCGTCCTTCATCAGGAGCGGAGGCATCATCAACGGAGCTCTGTGGTACAGCTTCCCAGGGG GCATGTCAGACTTTAACTACCTCCACACTAACTGTCTGGAGATTACGGTGGAGCTGGGCTGTGACAAGTTCCCTTCTGAAGAGGAGCTCTACCCAGAGTGGCTCAGGAACAAGGAGGCCCTGCTCAGTTTCATGGAGTCG GTCCACAGAGGTATTAAGGGAGTGGTGAAGGATGAGGAGGGCTATGGAATAAAGGGAGCGTCCATATCTGTCAGGGGAATTCGTAAAGATGTCACCACAG CGGAGGATGGTGATTACTGGAGGTTAATGAACTCAGGAACACACATCATAACAGCATCAGCTAAAGGTTACTCCAAGGTCAGCAAGAGAATTTACCTGCCTGCTCACCTGGAAAAAGCTGGGCGGGTCGACTTCCTGCTCAAAAAG gtccCTGTACAGCCAGTACGACCAGACTACCACCTGTTCCTCAGCTCCTCCCTGGACACTTACGAGCGCTTCGACCCTTACAACCAGTTCCAGAGCTACGGCCGCTCCGAGCCGGGAGAACCGAGAGAACCCAGGGATCCGGGGATGGCAGGAGAGTGGCAGGAGAAGCCCTGGTGGTGGACCTACTTTACTCAGGCAGGGGTCTCTGCTCCCACCTGGCTGCTACGCAACATCTAG
- the LOC115189478 gene encoding carboxypeptidase Z isoform X3, translating into MDTTEYKTFLTVFTLFNVLSICWCAPQRFCEPGDDASGRCNNGPDEEKPVCSEINLGYCNDLDYSRTIFPNILGQRSRHEVESGAEYLLLSVIHGLLNGECSPDIRLLGCSVLAPRCQDLPNPAPVKSCRSACEAVRKGCGHAFEGIDMAWPYFLDCDRFFASEQEGCHDPLAPLRARQEVAFSNLSPDEPSTIIQFTYHSNAQMYSVLKRTAAKCSHISRTYSIGRSTEGKDLLAIEFTDNPGGHELLEPEIKLVGNMHGNEVLGRQLLLYLAQYLCSEYLLGNQRIQTLVNTTRIHILASMNPDGYELAAAEGHELNGWTVGRTNAQNLDLNRNFPDLTSILYRNRRIKRFRTDHIPIPDSYWFGKVASETYAVMKWIRSVPFVQSASLHGGELVISYPFDFSRHLYEERMFSPTPDEQAFKQLARTYADSHASMADNNTERCGASFIRSGGIINGALWYSFPGGMSDFNYLHTNCLEITVELGCDKFPSEEELYPEWLRNKEALLSFMESVHRGIKGVVKDEEGYGIKGASISVRGIRKDVTTAEDGDYWRLMNSGTHIITASAKGYSKVSKRIYLPAHLEKAGRVDFLLKKVPVQPVRPDYHLFLSSSLDTYERFDPYNQFQSYGRSEPGEPREPRDPGMAGEWQEKPWWWTYFTQAGVSAPTWLLRNI; encoded by the exons ATGGACACAACGGAATACAAGACGTTTTTAACCGTTTTTACCCTCTTCAATGTCCTGTCGATATGCTGGTGTGCCCCTCAGCGGTTCTGCGAGCCTGGAGACGACGCTTCGG GAAGATGCAACAATGGTCCAGATGAAGAAAAAC CAGTGTGTTCAGAGATTAACCTGGGTTACTGCAACGACCTGGACTACTCCAG GACCATCTTCCCTAACATTCTAGGTCAGCGGTCTCGTCATGAGGTGGAGTCTGGAGCTGAgtacctcctcctctctgtgatcCATGGTCTCCTCAACGGGGAGTGTTCCCCTGACATCCGTCTGCTGGGGTGCTCCGTCCTCGCCCCGCGCTGCCAAGACCTACCCAACCCCGCACCCGTCAag TCGTGCCGCAGTGCATGTGAGGCGGTGAGGAAGGGGTGTGGCCACGCGTTCGAGGGCATCGACATGGCGTGGCCTTACTTCCTCGACTGTGACCGATTCTTCGCCAGCGAACAGGAAGGCTGTCACGACCCGCTGGCCCCGTTAAGAG ccagacaggAAGTGGCTTTCTCCAACCTGTCTCCAGACGAACCTTCCACCATCATTCAGTTCACGTACCACTCCAACGCCCAGATGTACAGCGTTCTGAAGAGGACTGCTGCCAAGTGCTCTCACATCTCCCGCACCTACAG TATCGGACGCAGCACAGAGGGGAAAGACCTCCTGGCCATAGAGTTCACAGACAACCCCGGAGGGCACGAACTGC TGGAACCAGAGATCAAGTTGGTTGGCAACATGCATGGCAACGAGGTCCTGGGTCGTCAGTTGCTGCTCTACCTGGCCCAGTACCTGTGTTCCGAGTATCTCCTTGGCAACCAGCGTATCCAGACGCTCGTAAACACCACGCGCATCCACATCCTGGCATCCATGAACCCCGACGGTTACGAGCTGGCGGCCGCCGAG ggtcaCGAGCTCAACGGTTGGACGGTGGGTCGCACCAACGCTCAGAACCTAGACTTGAACCGGAACTTTCCTGACCTGACGTCTATTCTCTACCGGAATCGTAGGATCAAACGCTTCCGCACCGACCACATCCCCATCCCAGACTCTTACTGGTTTGGTAAG GTAGCTTCAGAGACCTATGCAGTGATGAAGTGGATCAGGTCTGTGCCGTTTGTCCAGTCTGCTAGCCTCCATGGTGGAGAGCTGGTGATCTCTTATCCCTTTGACTTCTCTAGACACCTCTATGAAGAGAGGATGTTCTCCCCTACACCTGATGAACAG GCGTTTAAGCAGCTGGCCCGGACGTACGCAGACTCTCACGCCAGCATGGccgacaacaacacagagag GTGTGGAGCGTCCTTCATCAGGAGCGGAGGCATCATCAACGGAGCTCTGTGGTACAGCTTCCCAGGGG GCATGTCAGACTTTAACTACCTCCACACTAACTGTCTGGAGATTACGGTGGAGCTGGGCTGTGACAAGTTCCCTTCTGAAGAGGAGCTCTACCCAGAGTGGCTCAGGAACAAGGAGGCCCTGCTCAGTTTCATGGAGTCG GTCCACAGAGGTATTAAGGGAGTGGTGAAGGATGAGGAGGGCTATGGAATAAAGGGAGCGTCCATATCTGTCAGGGGAATTCGTAAAGATGTCACCACAG CGGAGGATGGTGATTACTGGAGGTTAATGAACTCAGGAACACACATCATAACAGCATCAGCTAAAGGTTACTCCAAGGTCAGCAAGAGAATTTACCTGCCTGCTCACCTGGAAAAAGCTGGGCGGGTCGACTTCCTGCTCAAAAAG gtccCTGTACAGCCAGTACGACCAGACTACCACCTGTTCCTCAGCTCCTCCCTGGACACTTACGAGCGCTTCGACCCTTACAACCAGTTCCAGAGCTACGGCCGCTCCGAGCCGGGAGAACCGAGAGAACCCAGGGATCCGGGGATGGCAGGAGAGTGGCAGGAGAAGCCCTGGTGGTGGACCTACTTTACTCAGGCAGGGGTCTCTGCTCCCACCTGGCTGCTACGCAACATCTAG